The Dehalococcoidia bacterium genomic interval TTCCCTGATTTCCCCAACTGGACGTACCCGGAAACGACGCTTGCGATATCCAGTCTTTGTTTTACTTCCTCTGAGATATTCATTTCAAGACCCTTGCCGCCATATCAATGGCATACAGATCGGTCATGCCTGCAATATAATCCACAGCCGCCCGCTCCACTCCGTGGCCCAAGTGAATCAGCTCGGGGGGGAGTTCGCCGGGATTTGCCACAAAATGGCGGTAAAGAAAGCGAACCACATTTCTGGCTCTCTCTGCCTCATCGGGCAT includes:
- a CDS encoding deoxyguanosinetriphosphate triphosphohydrolase, yielding MPDEAERARNVVRFLYRHFVANPGELPPELIHLGHGVERAAVDYIAGMTDLYAIDMAARVLK